GAAAGTAATCACAGGTGCGGTGGGGTGGGCAGCTGACCTGGTCTGGGTACCAGGGAGGACTTCCCTGGGGAAGTGACCTTTGCGCTGAGCTCGAAGGTTGAAGGAAAAAGAGCCTTCCAGGTCGAGAGGAGGGCCTGTGTGGACGCCCTcaggcaggagggagcaggggcaTTCAGGGGAGGTGCCatagggggagagggaagggttgCTGGGGAGGAGCATCGTGTGAGGCCACCCAGGCCTTTATCCCGAGGGCTGTGATTTAAGTCTGCCTTGTAAAAGATTGCTGTGGGCCCTGTGGGGACAGTGATTAGCGGGGccaggaatgggggtggggaaggcctcCCAGAGGCCCTGCAGTGTCCAGGCAGGGGtggtgtgggtggggctgggctggagtCAGAGGGGTGTGAGAGACCCGCGGGGAAGGAGCCAGAGGTCTTGTGGTGGCCAAGTTATGCTGAGTGTTTGAACCTTAGTCTTCTAGCAGATTCCTGTGATTCTGAGAAGCTGCTTGTAGCCAAACgaacacattttcttctttttttttaagtgccgcacctgtggcacatggaagctcccaggctaggggtcgaaccggccactggcctacaccacagccacagccatagcactgccagatccgagccgcatctatgacctacaccaccgctcacggcaacgccagatcctttacccactgagtgaggccagggatcagacagaccctcatcctcagggatcctagtcaggttcttaacttgctgagccacaatgggaactccaccaagctTATTACCTTACTGTTTAACTTACACCTCCTGCTTTGgtatttgcaactttttttttttttgtctttttgttatttctttgggccgttcccgcggcatatggaggttcccaggctaggggtcgaatcggagctgtagccactggcctaagccagagccacagcaacgagggatccgagccgtgtctgcaacctacaccacagctcacggcaacgccggatcattaacccactgagcaagggcagggactgaacctgcaacctcatggttcctagtcagattcgttaaccactgcgccacgacgggaactccagtacttgcAACTTTGACTTGTTCCTCAAACAACAGAAAATTCTCTGTAACCTCCAGCGAGCTAGGAAAATTCTCTGTAACCTTCCCCCAAGTGGAACGACGGGTCAGGGCTCTGTGGTTTCTAGGAGAGCGGCCATGTTTCACCACAGGCGTAACAGGGCCCGTCGCGGCTGACCCCAGGGTTTATGTGCCCATGACAGGGCTGGGTGTGCCAGGAGGTGCCTAATGTTTGGCTTAAATGACGTCATGGCTGATTTCAGATTTGGACCTGATTGCGATGGCAGAGAACTTGACCACAAgcttcttttctccatctctggACCAGTGGGTGGGCAGTTGGGGTTGAAGCTGACCGTTTGGCCCTGGGCAGTAAAGAGCAAACACCCCTTCCCGGGCCTCTGTGTCTTCTGTAAACTGGGCATCATCATTTCCGCCCTGTCTGGCTTTGGAATTGCCGGGAGGGTGAAATGAGGTCATGGCTGTGCAGATGCTTAGAAAGCTGGAAAGCAGCGGGCGCGCTCTGAGACCTGGACCTCAGGGTTTAGGTCCAGGGCCACCACTTGGCGCGTCTCCTCTGAGGAGTGGCATTACAGTTTTGATCATCCGTTTCCTCGTCTTGAAAAGGATGTTGAGAGAATGTTCTAGGCTGTTGAGCACATTCAACAGAAGACTGCTTGTAGAGAGAGCACTGTCTTGCCCATAGAACAGTCACAGTAAACGTTAgtggttggtgtgtgtgtgtgtgtgtgctcgtgcCGTGTACACGCGCGTGTACGTTCATACCCACGTGTGGATGGGAGGGTCGTGTTCCCAGGACGCCGAGTCCCTGCGCAGCTGTGCCTCTGGCTGTGGGAACGCCACTGTGCTGGCCTGTATCACCATAAATTAGATTTCGGTCCAGCTGGCTTGCAGCACGTCCCACATTCTGGATTTGTCGGCTCCTTTCGGTGGCATTGGCCACGTTCCTCGATACCCTGTGCTGCCCACGAGAGGGACGTGAAGTTTTGTATTAACAGgcaaacctttctttctttttttttttttttttgtcttttgtctttttgttgttgttgctatttcttgggccgctcccgcggcatatggaggttcccaggctaggggtccaatcagagctgtagccaccggcctacaccagagccacagcaacacgggatccgagccgcgtctgcaacttacaccatagctcacggcaacgccggattgttaacccactgagcaagggcagggaccgaacccgcaacctcatggttcctagtcggattcgataaccactgcgccactacgggaactccgggcAAACCTTTCTAATGAGGACATTTTCTCTGTCACGCCGCCCGCCCTCTTCATGGGCCCCTCTTGTCCCCCAGATGAGCTCCCCGAACAAGAACTCGGCATCCTCGTCCGTGAGCAAGTATGAGGTGCTGCCCAACGGCTGCGAGGCCCACTGGGAGGTGGTGGAGCGGATTCTGTTCATCTACGCCAAGCTCAACCCGGGCATTGCCTACGTGCAGGGCATGAATGAGATCGTGGGCCCCCTCTACTATACCTTTGCCACCGACCCCAGCAGCGAGTGGAAAGGTAAAGCAGTGCCCTCGGCCGCCCAGCCCTTGTCGCCGCCGCCTAGAAAGACGGACCAGGGAACCCTGGGCCGATGGGCTTTATCAAGCCGTGCAGCCCACGTCCCTGTTTTGGGCCTGTTTCCTCTCCCAGGCGAGGGGGTTGGTCTGCATCATCTCGGGGGTCTTTTCTGGCTCGAACGTTCTAGAACATGAGTGTGTGCTGATCTCTTGATGTTCGTAACTGAATTTCCGGTAGAGGAGCTGACTGATAGaaaggatttcttttattttcaattttttttttttgtctttagggccaaccctgaggcatgtggaagcccccaggctaggggtccaatcggagctacagctgctggcctccaccacagccacagccacgccagatccgagctgtgtctgccacctgcactgaggctcacggcaacgccggatccttgaccccctgagggaggccaggcatcgaacccgcgtcctcatggatcctagtcaggttcactaccgctaagccaggacgggaactcctagaaagggTGTAAATAAAGCGTGATGGGAGCAGCGTCGGCAGAAGAGGAGCTCATCAGTTGCTGAGCAGCGGCAGTGTTGCCGGAGCTGCGGGAAGAAGGGAGTGCCGACCttagcctgggggtggggagtggtcaCGGCCGGAGAGGGGCGCAGCCTGACCGAGGCAGGGTGACTCGGGGGGCTCAGAGCTGCGGCGGATCTCAGGGGGCCCAGCGGGGGGACCCTTACCCGCCCGTCTCTCGCAGAGCACGCTGAGGCAGACACCTTCTTCTGCTTCACCAACCTCATGGCGGAGATCCGGGACAACTTCATCAAGAGCCTGGACGACTCGCAGTGTGGCATCACCTACAAGATGGAGAAGGTGTACTCCACCCTGAAGGACAAGGACGTGGAGCTCTATCTGAAACTGGTGAGGGCCCCCAGGACCCCTCGGCCCGGCGCCGAGGACCGCAGGCCCCGGGGCCTCCCAGGCCCAGACTGAGGCCCGGCTCGAGTCGGGCCTTGGAAGTGGCTTCTGCTTCCTGGGTGGCTTCTACTGACCCGGGTGCCAAGGCGGGGCTGAGAGATCAAGGTGGCAGATGGTGGGAGCCCAgcaggctgaggggaggggggctACAGTGCCCACCGCATGCCAGGCACAGGGCAGGGCATCCACCATAGCAATTAGTTCAGCCTGTTAGAGTCTTCTGAGAAAGGAGGTATTCACtccatttttctattgcttttgtttttttgtttgtctttttgccctttcttggacCGCTcttgcggcatttggaggttcccaggctaggggtctaatcggagccgtagccaccggcctacgccagagccacagcaacgcgggatccgagccgcgtctgcaacctacaccacagctcacggcaacaccggatcctcgacccactgagcaaggccagggatcgaacgtgcaacctcatggttcctagtcggattcgttaaccactgcgccacgatgggaactcctgcttttgttttgtttaagccTTGCCTGTGgagtgtgaaagttcctgggccagggatcgtacctgtgccatagcagcaaccacggctgctgcaatgacagtgctggatccttaacccactgcttcacAAGGCAACTCCTGGTTGTCGTTTTGAAagttattggggagttcctgctgtggcacaatgagatcggtggcatcttgggagcactgggactcaggttcgatccccggcctggcacagtgggttaaggatctagcgttgctgcagctttggcctaggtggcagctgcggctcagatctgatcccgcACACATATGTcacgggtgaggccttaaaaaaaaaattactggagtaGCTGCCCATGTTTATTTCAGGAAACAGttcaataaaaagaatatttataaataaaaccagtagttttgtggagttcccgtcgtggctcagtggttaacgaatccgactaggaaccctgaggttacgtatttgatccctggcctcactcagcgggttaaggatcctgcgttgctgtggctgtggtgtaggccagtgactatggctccgattagacctctagcctgggaaccttcatatgccgcagatgcgtccctagaaaagacaaaaaaaagaaaaaaaacagttttgtgaACAAGAAAATACGTGTGaacatacttttttatttttttattttttttttattttattttttatttttatttatttatttatttttgtcttttgtctttttgttgttgttgttgttgctgctatttcttgggccgctcccacggcatatggaggttcccaggctaggggttgaatcggagctgtagccaccggcctacgccagagccacagcaacgcgggatccgagccgtgtctgcaacctacaccacagctcacggcaacgccggatcattaacccactgagcgagggcagggaccgaacccgcaacctcatggttcctagtcggattcgttaaccactgcgccacgacgggaactcctgaacatactTTTTTAAACAAGCGGAGAATGAAGTCTTGCTGTCTTGTAACCTGTTTTTTCAGTCAATCATATTCACTGGTTGAACGGAGTGTCTGTTGGGAATAGTCGCCTGCGGGGTGGTTTTATGGAGTTTTATGGAGTAAGTGAGATGTTAAACACGAGGCCAGGTTTCTAGTGGGTGCCCTATAACTGTTTCTCAGGCCATAAACCCCAAGTTATCATCTGTATAGTGTCTTAAAAGAATTTGAGCCATCATTTATAAATCGAAGGAGCTTATGTAAAAGTTTgggtgtctggagttcccactgtggcacagtgggttagagcttctggcattgccgcagctgcagtgcaggttgcaggggtggctcacattcagtccctggcctgggcacatccatatgctgcaggtgcagccataaaaatgaaaagaattaaaagtttGGTTTTCTGGCTTTGCTCGGAACATCAGACGCTCTGGTCATTGCcttgcagcccctccccctgagCCAGGCTCCCCGTGCCATCTGCGGCGCGGTGTGCCTGGCGCTCACACCTGGCCTCGCCATGTCCTCTGTTGGGTCCCGGGCCTGCGGCTTATCTGAATTCACGTCTGATAGGCGGCGTGGTGTTCCGTGGCACCCAGCCAACGGGGGTTCTCGTGCCCCGCCCGCACCTCTGTCTCCCCAGCAAGAGCAGAACATCAAGCCCCAGTTCTTCGCCTTCCGCTGGCTGACACTGCTGCTGTCCCAGGAGTTCTTGCTGCCTGACGTCATCCGGATCTGGGACTCGCTCTTCGCCGACGACAACCGCTTCGACTTCCTCCTCCTGGTCTGCTGCGCCATGCTCATGTGAGTGTCGCCGTGAGCAGGGGTGGGCGTGCGGGCGGGGGGCTGCAGTGAGCCCCTGGGATTCTCAGGCGAGCAGCACACCAAACTGGCTTTGGGTGGTGCGGGAGGAGCGGGAAGGGGCCCCAGGGGCCCAGCACTCTTGTGTTTTTCTTAGACTGATCCGGGAGCAGTTGCTGGAAGGGGACTTTACCGTGAACATGCGGCTCCTGCAGGTAACGGAGTTTGGAGGGACTGGCTCAGTCTTAGGCTGTGAGACAGACCCTTAGCAGgcaacccccatccccacccctgcccccgtcCTCGTCCCCATGCCAGCGCTGTGAAAGGATCAGGGCTGTGTAGCAGATCCTAGGTGTCCGGACCCCTGAGCCAGATCTGGGTTTGGGTCTGGgttggatcccgctttgccacTGACCTTGAGTGTGGTGCGGCCTTGGGTGAATGACTCGGTTGCCCTGAACTGCGTGGTCTGGATGAGTAGGGCACACCTGGCACGAGCCTTATCCCGGGACGTGGTGATGAGGCTTGCTGGGGACCGTGTGCAGACCTGGTCGTAGTTGTTCAAGAGTCAGACAGCTTTGGGTTCACATCTTTGTCCTCCTGTGCCAGTCATGTAACCTGAGCCAAGTGGCAGCCTCTCTAGGCCTTGATCTCTTTGCCacccccaggcttggggttggtTTCCAGTAACTTCGTTGACTCAATCTGTAAAACGGGCCGATCCACAGTAACCCCTCATTGGGCTATTGTGACCCAGGGCACGGATGGTGTTCAGCCCTGTTCCAGGCTCGGTGTGAGTGCAGCTCAGGGGTCAGTGGCAGGAGGTGGGGATTGGTGCTAGGGAAGGGGCTCGGAGGTCTTTTGGGCGGTGATGGGTTGGGTTGGTTAAGTTAGGGCTGTGGGGGCAGCAGTGGCTTCAAGCAGGGTTTGGTCAGACGTGGTGCCTGGTGTGCTGTGGTCCCTTCCCCTGAGACCCCCTGGTCCAGCATGGTGGCAGGTCCCCTGGGGAGCCCCGTGGGTGGCAGAGGTGGTGCAGGGTGAACTGACTGGAGGGCCTGCTGTTGGCCTCTCCCCTGCCCAGGACTACCCCATCACAGACGTCTGCCAGATCCTACAGAAAGCCAAGGAGCTCCAAGACTCACAGTAGCCCTGCGGCAAGAGGCCTGAGTTTGGGAGAGAAGCCGCCACTgacgccgccaccaccaccaccacctatgTCCTGACTCCTGGGACGCACAGGAGCCTATGGGGTCCCAGCTGGAGGGGCTGCTGCAGGATAGGCCTGCTACAGGCCTTGCACCCTGGCTGCGCCCACTGGGGCACACTGTGCCACACCCCTTACCAACCGCTGAGCCCGGCCCTGGCCTGCTTCCACCGGGACCCTTTGCCCAGGCTGCTGAGCAAGGCAGGAGCTCGTGACAttgttgcctggggctggggcagaccgggggccctggggctggtgAGG
The Sus scrofa isolate TJ Tabasco breed Duroc chromosome 1, Sscrofa11.1, whole genome shotgun sequence DNA segment above includes these coding regions:
- the TBC1D13 gene encoding TBC1 domain family member 13 isoform X1, whose protein sequence is MSSLHKSRIADFQDVLKEPTIALEKLRELSFSGIPCEGGLRCLCWKILLNYLPLERASWTAILAKQRELYAQFLREMIIQPGIAKANMGVSREDVTFEDHPLNPNPDSRWNTYFKDNEVLLQIDKDVRRLCPDISFFQRATEYPCLLILDPQNEFETLRKRVEQTTLKSQTVARNRSGVTNMSSPNKNSASSSVSKYEVLPNGCEAHWEVVERILFIYAKLNPGIAYVQGMNEIVGPLYYTFATDPSSEWKEHAEADTFFCFTNLMAEIRDNFIKSLDDSQCGITYKMEKVYSTLKDKDVELYLKLQEQNIKPQFFAFRWLTLLLSQEFLLPDVIRIWDSLFADDNRFDFLLLVCCAMLILIREQLLEGDFTVNMRLLQDYPITDVCQILQKAKELQDSQ
- the TBC1D13 gene encoding TBC1 domain family member 13 isoform X2, with the protein product MIIQPGIAKANMGVSREDVTFEDHPLNPNPDSRWNTYFKDNEVLLQIDKDVRRLCPDISFFQRATEYPCLLILDPQNEFETLRKRVEQTTLKSQTVARNRSGVTNMSSPNKNSASSSVSKYEVLPNGCEAHWEVVERILFIYAKLNPGIAYVQGMNEIVGPLYYTFATDPSSEWKEHAEADTFFCFTNLMAEIRDNFIKSLDDSQCGITYKMEKVYSTLKDKDVELYLKLQEQNIKPQFFAFRWLTLLLSQEFLLPDVIRIWDSLFADDNRFDFLLLVCCAMLILIREQLLEGDFTVNMRLLQDYPITDVCQILQKAKELQDSQ